The Thermosipho melanesiensis BI429 sequence TCTTTCTAAACCGGATAAAGTATTTGTAGGTGGAAGTGATAACAACACTGAAAGTGTTTTAGAATGCATAGAAAATATCTTGCCAAAAAGAATAACAATAAGTGCCATAACACTCGAAACTCTATATACCACAATAAAATTTTTTAAACATTACAACAGCGAAATTATACAAGTGGGAATAACAAAGATAAAAAAAGGAAAAAAGCACATGTTTTTATCAAACAATCCTATTTTTCTCATAACATTTTGGAGGTGAAGCTTATACTATTTGGAATAGGCGTTTTGCCAGAAAACCTAATTACAAAAAAAGCACAAGAAATATTACAATCTACTAACTACATTTTCTGTCCTAAAACAGAAAGTGGAAGCATTGCATATGATATTGTTAAAAAATATACAAACGAAAAAATCGAATTTTTAGAAATATCCATGAAGGAAAGAAAAAAAGTTGATATATCCAAAATCGTAGAACAATTAAAAGAAGAAAAAGATGTTGCATTTGTAACCATTGGAGATCCAAATCTATACAGTACCTACATATACATAGCAAGAGAAGTTGAAAAGATAGGATTTAAAACACAAACCATACCAGCGGTAAACTCTATATCTTATGCCGCTTCAAAATTAAACATTCCAATTTCAATAAAAAACGAAGGCGTAGCAATAGTTCCTGGAACAAATCTTGAACTTTTAAAAAAAGCATCGAAAATTTTTGACAATATCGTTATCTTAAAACCCAAAAATTTGGAAAAAATAAAAGATGTACTAGTTGATTTCAACACATTTGTCGCTGAAAAACTCGG is a genomic window containing:
- a CDS encoding precorrin-2 C(20)-methyltransferase, producing the protein MKLILFGIGVLPENLITKKAQEILQSTNYIFCPKTESGSIAYDIVKKYTNEKIEFLEISMKERKKVDISKIVEQLKEEKDVAFVTIGDPNLYSTYIYIAREVEKIGFKTQTIPAVNSISYAASKLNIPISIKNEGVAIVPGTNLELLKKASKIFDNIVILKPKNLEKIKDVLVDFNTFVAEKLGTLEEKTYNFLPEKLPYMSIIMAKRREK